In a single window of the Bubalus kerabau isolate K-KA32 ecotype Philippines breed swamp buffalo chromosome 18, PCC_UOA_SB_1v2, whole genome shotgun sequence genome:
- the LOC129633281 gene encoding small nuclear ribonucleoprotein G-like — translation MSKAHPPELKKFMDKKLSLKLNGGRHVQGILRGFDPFMNLVIDECVEMPTSGQQNNIGMVVIRGNSIIMLETLE, via the coding sequence ATGAGCAAAGCACACCCTCCCGAGTTGAAGAAATTTATGGACAAGAAGTTATCATTGAAATTAAATGGTGGCAGACATGTCCAAGGAATATTGCGGGGATTTGATCCCTTTATGAATCTTGTGATAGATGAATGTGTGGAGATGCCAACTAGTGGGCAACAGAACAATATTGGAATGGTGGTGATACGAGGAAATAGTATCATCATGTTAGAAACCTTGGAATGA